A stretch of the Heterodontus francisci isolate sHetFra1 chromosome 10, sHetFra1.hap1, whole genome shotgun sequence genome encodes the following:
- the LOC137374629 gene encoding zinc finger protein 654-like, whose amino-acid sequence MAEEEEFDVGSLRKELEWIESELRMSLGQVTASNEYCLKFCRVTEWHAGRWQVPLPLVQVLKSAICCFTKARPLLAPECGHVQYVLSRLALSCFEVLLYCREDDSSKEFWEEFFKTIQECHHVLQNDLNAEFDVLIRMSRNGGPWQNPVLMSILSQELVTQELVNEYLGSESPVFFEYRVKYLMKYEHIGEAMTLTKYCVNHPQTGTNKYFLHLFLTWLCRSSPEEILLQEIAKIDCQEALEVICRLDSEGQVELSWILCVAFLTQQLRNGDMYCTRELILVWSKLQLKLDASKQHFLEKCRHLLLTSRNVNHIFLFIRVIQNEVGAEGLQFCVELCARALRIDYQDEPNTKTLVCKTLSYLLPNDLDFCRACTITVFFSECTLESFHAVEKLYSQPDQLYSEDTSSVPSFLRCELLLVLKTTWPFDPEFWDWRILKKSCLALMRDKVALINARGREPVAKLGDSLSANGNTEIKTKEKPVKTLQLSSDASRADGHVAPMHRCVLCKKEFLGGHIVRHAQVHQQKGAFSCLICARKFRLRGQMLKHLKTHVRKLQKQELTAHINTQESPSVADGLQETCAIINGILDHEKTPPTSESAHVDEQNNCKELTGVEDIKASVADVPNEPHCSTGPDGAQNEHLKTQEDPNNDVAPQADDIMVDQVTTEVFGSDAATVPTKKKMKNCVLTKQSLTDHKNNGALCRQEGVQDGSASKDKTENDRREGFLSCPGHGCSKVFTKIQFLTKHARKCHSSDENVQDYLMKWYKGKCRYCQRKFMYSQHLIDHLKRHQYPKLYFCLQCDCDQTFKSASELATHTKSHETFQAQCSFHDCDKLFDELERLYEHEAQHYLSRKPIQFTDCDKRNFQTSKVLSHRAKTSEDKCLKNEQNAMELLVPSWKSRKEFSEPKTYLHTMASKQSGNQNGNDALSDTPHVSIESNKKTLTVESGSINCCVNNEQIVNGHSKRKDTFSDSNTNPFYSGDVSSDGIADSDKISLSIDASSSESTSTLHNSVSKDVVRVEAVAVSQNSGSLSQQSKVSSALQSSSKQEQSSSREDYKGCGRQQKYFRPQPPSYLDERYISMPKRRKLATDSNQPPSSQANTLCVKNNRHICRKCFMIFNSIEALEGHNSQKNCRPLFVMESDSD is encoded by the exons GAGCTGCTTTGAAGTATTGCTATATTGTAGGGAGGATGACTCATCTAAAGAGTTCtgggaagaattttttaaaaccattcag GAATGTCACCATGTTTTACAAAATGACTTAAATGCAGAATTTGATGTACTAATCAGGATGAGTAGAAATGGAGGCCCATGGCAAAATCCAGTACTGATGTCCATCCTTAGCCAAGAGTTAGTAACTCAGGAATTAG TAAATGAATACTTGGGATCAGAATCTCCAGTGTTCTTTGAATACAGAGTGAAATACTTGATGAAGTATGAGCATATCGGAGAAGCAATGACATTGACCAAATACTGTGTAAATCATCCTCAAACTGGCACAAACAAGTACTTTCTCCACTTATTTTTAACCTGGTTGTGCCGCTCATCACCGGAAGAAATCCTGCTGCAGGAG ATTGCCAAAATTGACTGCCAGGAAGCCCTTGAAGTTATTTGCAGATTAGATTCCGAAGGGCAGGTGGAATTGTCTTGGATTCTGTGTGTGGCATTCCTTACTCAACAGCTAAGAAATGGAGACATGTATTGTACTAG ggagttgatattggtgtggagCAAGCTGCAGCTGAAACTTGATGCATCCAAGCAACACTTTCTAGAGAAGTGTCGTCACCTTTTACTAACATCCAGAAATGTCAACCATATCTTCCTCTTTATCAGGGTTATTCAGAATGAG GTTGGAGCTGAAGGCTTGCAGTTCTGTGTGGAGCTTTGTGCACGTGCTCTACGGATAGATTACCAAGATGAACCAAATACTAAAACTTTAGTGTGTAAAACACTCTCATATCTGCTGCCAAATGATTTGGATTTCTGTAGAGCATGCACTATTACAGTTTTTTTCTCTGAGTGTACATTAGAATCTTTTCATGCTGTTGAAAAGCTGTACAGTCAGCCAGATCAGCTATACAGTGAAGATACTAGCTCAGTTCCAAGTTTCCTTCGCTGTGAGCTGCTGCTTGTTTTAAAAACTACCTGGCCTTTTGATCCAGAATTTTGGGACTGGCGGATTTTAAAGAAAAGCTGTCTTGCTCTGATGCGTGACAAAGTGGCCTTAATTAATGCACGTGGACGCGAACCAGTTGCGAAGCTTGGAGATAGCTTGTCGGCTAATGGCAATACAGAAATCAAGACTAAGGAAAAACCTGTTAAAACGTTGCAGCTAAGTTCTGACGCATCCAGGGCAGATGGCCATGTTGCCCCAATGCATCGCTGTGTGTTGTGTAAAAAGGAGTTTCTTGGTGGGCACATTGTACGGCATGCACAGGTTCATCAGCAAAAAGGTGCCTTTTCTTGCCTGATTTGTGCAAGAAAGTTCAGATTGAGGGGACAAATGCTGAAGCATTTGAAGACTCACGTGAGGAAGCTTCAAAAGCAAGAACTTACTGCTCACATAAATACTCAAGAATCTCCCAGTGTTGCTGATGGTTTGCAGGAAACCTGTGCAATCATAAATGGAATTCTTGATCATGAAAAAACACCACCTACTTCAGAATCTGCTCATGTAGATGAACAGAATAACTGTAAAGAATTAACAGGAGTTGAAGATATTAAAGCTAGTGTTGCTGATGTTCCAAATGAACCACACTGCTCAACTGGTCCAGATGGAGCACAGAATGAACATTTGAAAACTCAGGAAGATCCTAACAACGATGTTGCTCCTCAAGCAGATGATATTATGGTTGATCAAGTGACAACAGAAGTATTTGGTTCAGATGCAGCTACTGTTCCGACCAAAAAGAAAATGAAGAACTGTGTTCTTACTAAACAAAGTTTGACAGATCACAAAAATAATGGAGCTCTATGCAGACAGGAAGGAGTGCAAGATGGTTCTGCTTCAAAAGACAAAACAGAAAATGACAGACGTGAAGGTTTCCTCTCTTGTCCAGGCCATGGCTGTTCAAAAGTCTTCACTAAGATACAGTTTCTGACTAAGCATGCACGGAAATGTCACTCCTCTGATGAAAATGTGCAAGATTACCTAATGAAGTGGTATAAGGGCAAGTGCCGTTATTGCCAAAGAAAATTCATGTATTCCCAGCATTTAATTGACCACCTGAAAAGACATCAGTATCCTAAATTGTACTTCTGTTTACAGTGCGACTGTGACCAGACGTTTAAATCTGCTTCAGAACTTGCAACTCATACCAAGAGTCATGAAACTTTCCAAGCACAGTGCAGCTTTCATGATTGTGACAAGTTGTTTGATGAACTTGAAAGGCTTTATGAGCATGAGGCACAGCATTACTTAAGCAGAAAACCTATCCAGTTCACTGATTGTGATAAAAGAAACTTCCAGACAAGCAAAGTACTGAGCCATCGAGCAAAGACAAGTGAAGATAAATGCTTAAAAAATGAACAGAATGCGATGGAATTGCTAGTTCCATCGTGGAAGTCACGAAAAGAGTTTTCAGAACCAAAGACCTACCTTCATACTATGGCTAGCAAGCAAAGTGGAAATCAAAATGGAAATGATGCATTAAGTGATACTCCACATGTTTCCATTGAATCAAATAAGAAAACCTTGACTGTTGAATCAGGCAGCATAAACTGTTGTGTTAATAATGAACAGATAGTAAATGGACACAGTAAACGGAAAGACACTTTCAGTGATTCAAATACAAATCCATTTTACTCAGGTGATGTGTCAAGTGATGGCATTGCTGATTCAGATAAGATCAGTCTTTCAATAGATGCTTCAAGTTCAGAGTCTACATCAACATTGCATAACAGTGTTTCAAAAGATGTTGTAAGGGTAGAGGCTGTGGCAGTGTCACAAAATAGTGGCAGTCTGTCACAGCAAAGTAAGGTTTCTTCAGCTTTGCAGTCATCCTCTAAGCAAGAACAGAGTAGTAGTAGGGAAGACTATAAGGGCTGTGGCAGACAACAAAAGTACTTCAGACCACAGCCACCAAGCTACCTAGATGAACGATATATCAGTATGCCAAAACGAAGGAAGCTAGCCACCGATTCAAATCAGCCTCCCAGTTCACAAGCGAATACACTTTGTGTGAAAAATAACCGACACATATGTCGGAAATGTTTCATGATCTTCAACAGCATTGAAGCGTTAGAAGGGCACAACTCCCAGAAAAATTGTAGACCACTCTTTGTTATGGAATCAGATAGTGACTAG